The genomic interval AACGCCTTCTCTAAATGATGCCATTGTATTATCTGGATAAACACCACATCCCGTATGGGCTGCTATCATCGTGTTATGCATGCCATGTCTCCTTTTTCTAAAATTAAAATGATTCCGCTTTCAATTTAAGCTGAGACGCCTTCCGTTTCCAAGCTTAGTACCCCATCCATATGAGCTAACGCTGCGATAGATACCTCATAGTTTTTTATTTTCTTTAATTTCAACTGAATGCGAATCGTTAAATGCCGATCACTTAGCCGCTCTTCCTCATCGTCGTTGTTTATCGTGAGCTTGCTGATTTGCAGTCCACTTTGATTCAAGTGCATCAAAACAAGATTAAGACCAGCCGATGTTTTATCCATTTTTATTAACAACTCGCGTACTTTTTTCGTTCGGGAGAAAAGTTTCTCAACCTTGTTCAATAAAAACAAACTTACCACCACCAAAAAGGTCGCTATGACAGCGCCGTAGTAAAATCCTGCACCCGCAGAAAGTCCAATTGCTGCCGATACCCACAATGAGGCTGCCGTAGTCAATCCGGAAACACCAAACCCATTTCGCATAATGGTACCCGCGCCGAGAAAGCCGACGCCACTGATTACTTGTGCTGCCAACCGAGCTGGATCTAAACGAACATTCGGTTCTGCGGCGAAATCAGAAAATCCGTACATGGATAACAATACAATGACAGCCGAACCAAGACAAACCAAAATGTGCGTCCGGAAACCCGCGGAATGTCCGCCAAGCTCACGTTCTAGACCAATCAAACCGCCAAGTACTAAAGCCAATAATAGTCTTAGCGTCATCTCAAACAAACTAATTTGCCAAACAGTCGGATCATATTGGAGATCCATCGTGTTCCACTTCACCTCCTATGCGCTGGTATCGATATTAGTTTTGAATAACCACTCATCATTTAAGTAACTGGATAAATGGTATTATTTACACTACAAGATTTCCATCTTTTTCTCAACAGATTTTTCTCAAGCTTACCGAGGCGTTTAATAAGTACCCTAAAATAACTTAATGACGAATCATCAATCTACTACTTGTTTTTTTTCATATCTCTAACTGTCAGCAAATGTAACACCACCCTTCAAATTGGGCCAGTCTTCTATTACAACTGATGATTTCCTAGCGAGCCATATAAAAAAAGAATGGATTTGGGCTGTTTCCCGTCCATCCACTCTTTTATTGTTCGTATACTATACCTGCAGAGTAGCAGTAATTGGATAATGATCTGATGGGTATTTGCCATCGTACTTGCCCTTGTCGACATTCGCTGACACGATACGAATATTCGGCGTAACGAATATATAATCGATCGGTTCACCTTCTTCGCCGCCCTCAAAACCATGATAAGTGCAGCCTGGATGTACATCAGGATAGGTGTATGTATGACGCAGCCCTGCTTGGATCAGAGTTTGAATCGTTTTGGTTTCCGGTTCACAATTGAAATCACCTGTTAGAATCGCCGATGCTCCACTGGTAATATTCATCTTATCCAAGATGAGCATAGCTCCTTTTATCCTTGCTTCCTCGCTTATGTGGTCCAGATGTGTATTCAGAATCAGATATTCCTGCCCATCGATTTGCTTCAGCCTCACCCAAGTGCAAATGCGCGGACAAGCGGTGTTCCAGCTTTGAAAGCCAAGCTGCTCTGGCCGTTCAGACAATCCGAATGTACCGCTTTCGACTGGCTTCAGCCTATCTTTCTGGAAGAAAATCGCGCAAAACTCACCCTCTTCGCCGCCGAGCCTGCCCTCCCCGATCCATTCATATTCGGGAAGCAGCGCATTCAAGCTCTCCAGCATGGGCAAGCTTCCTTCTTGCGTGCATACAACGGCAGCACCAGACGCTTTAATCGCTTCTGCAGCCGCTTCGACACGGTTAGGCCAAGCATTTTCCCCATCCTCCGCAACATGGATACGAAGATTAAATGACATAATTGATATTTCCATAATGATCCCTCCTATCATGAATGTAAGATAAGCATATGGCGAGTTGACGGGATAATCAACCCATAGACAATGTAGCATCATGTCCATAATAAACTCATTTCCCAAAAGCAATGCGCAATAAAGCTTTAATGACGTCGCTTTACAGGTTTATCTTTTTACTAATATAGAGCCATTTATTATAGTCTTTCTTTATTTGTTCTTGTGTTTTCCCAAGTATACTGCTTCTATTGTAGGGTCTATTTAATTCTAATATTTTTAGTGCGTCATTCAATGAATAGTCATTACTATAATGTGGACCACTTATAATGGGATAAATTTTCGAGAGTAATTCGTCAGCATATTGCCTTAATATTTCCGCTGCTGAACCATACCTATTTTCTTGAATGCCTGATTCCATCATTAAATGCCATAGCTGTTCAAAGTCGCATTCAGGCAATCTAACAAACCCCGTCTCATTTCCCCAACCGAAATCATATAGATCTCGTTGAACCCATAAACAATTATCCTTTGGACAAATATAGAAGCCGTTTTCAGCACTCCTTTTTAATCCAAACTCTTCAGGTGTTGATTTATCGAATCTAAAACTCATCAAAAAATATCGCTGTAGAGGGTCTACTTTCACTATGTTTTTCCTCCGTTTAACAGCATTTTTTTAAACAAATCGTGCTTTCTTTCAGCTTAATCTTATTCTCAATCCAATTAATAATATATTGCTATTAAAGGACTAGGAATGCAAGATAGCTATTGAAATAAATATGCTGGCGGCTTTTTTAGGCTGTACATAAGCTGGAATGGCTCAGCTTAGAATAACTCCTTAAAAAACAGAATTGACAAAAAACTTCTTCCGGAATAGAATAAACACATAGTTAATGTTAAGTAATCTAACACAAACTTCTCTTGTATAAGCTCATAAATTGGTGTGAGCGTCTCGACCAGGCAACCGTAAATTGCCCCAGGCTACAAGAGGCCGTTAGTGAAGATACTCTAATTTTTTCATTTCAGAAAAATTAGATCTATTTCACTACGCGCCTCTTAAGCCTGGGGTTTTATTGCGTTCAGCCTAATCATTCATTCTAAAGGAGCGATTGTGTATGAATAAGCCAAACTCGCATGTTGAATCCGCATTGCAATACCCTCGTGATTGTACATTTACTTTAAATGATTGGAATGTACTTTCTCAGTTCTGGTATCCTGTGGCCATAGCTGAAGAAGTAACAGATAAACCAGTTGCTGTGAAGCTGCTTGATGTAAAGCTCGTTTGTTACCGCAGCAGCCACGGCAAAGTCGTGATTGCTCGTGATCTCTGCTTTCACCGTGGAGCACCTCTGAGCAAGGGTTGGATTGAAAACGATGAAATCGTCTGTCCTTACCATGGATTTCGATATAACTGCGAAGGGGTGTGCACTGCTGTTCCAGCCCATTCTGACTCCAAAATATCGCCTAAACTAAAATTAATCATGTATCCGGTTATTGAGAGGTATGGGCTGATCTGGACATCTTTAGCCGCTGTAGACGAACAAATTCCTCCGTTCTCTGAGTGGGACGAACCGGATTTTATTAATATATTACCTCCAAGCTTTGATATTGCCGGTTCGGCAGGACGCCAAATGGAAGGATTTTTAGATGTTTCTCATTTTGCATACGTGCATACGGAGACGTTCGGAGACCGCAATAACACAGAAGTTCCACAATACAAAGTAACGCGCGACGGGAATCAGCTTCAGGCGGACTATTGGAGCACCGTCAGCAATTACGGTAAAGGTCAGGAAAACCCCGCTCCTGACGGATTCATGTGGCTTCGCGCGTTTCGTGTATTTGCACCTTTCGCGGCCTCACTAACTGTACATTTCCCAAATGACGGCAAGCTCATGATTTTGAACTGCGCATCTCCAGTCTCAGCACGTTACACTCGTTTATTTTGTCCAATCTCACGGAATTTTGATAAAGAGCTTCCGATTGAAGATACGATTAAATTTAATTTGCAAGTTTTTCAGGAAGATCGAGAAATGGTTGAATCCCAAACACCAGAAGATCTACCCCTCGATTTGATGGCCGAAGCCCATATTCCAGCTGATCGTACTTCAATTGCCTATAGACAGTTGCTTACACAGCTTGGCCTT from Paenibacillus sp. FSL K6-3182 carries:
- a CDS encoding MgtC/SapB family protein — translated: MDLQYDPTVWQISLFEMTLRLLLALVLGGLIGLERELGGHSAGFRTHILVCLGSAVIVLLSMYGFSDFAAEPNVRLDPARLAAQVISGVGFLGAGTIMRNGFGVSGLTTAASLWVSAAIGLSAGAGFYYGAVIATFLVVVSLFLLNKVEKLFSRTKKVRELLIKMDKTSAGLNLVLMHLNQSGLQISKLTINNDDEEERLSDRHLTIRIQLKLKKIKNYEVSIAALAHMDGVLSLETEGVSA
- a CDS encoding endonuclease/exonuclease/phosphatase family protein yields the protein MEISIMSFNLRIHVAEDGENAWPNRVEAAAEAIKASGAAVVCTQEGSLPMLESLNALLPEYEWIGEGRLGGEEGEFCAIFFQKDRLKPVESGTFGLSERPEQLGFQSWNTACPRICTWVRLKQIDGQEYLILNTHLDHISEEARIKGAMLILDKMNITSGASAILTGDFNCEPETKTIQTLIQAGLRHTYTYPDVHPGCTYHGFEGGEEGEPIDYIFVTPNIRIVSANVDKGKYDGKYPSDHYPITATLQV
- a CDS encoding aromatic ring-hydroxylating dioxygenase subunit alpha, with translation MNKPNSHVESALQYPRDCTFTLNDWNVLSQFWYPVAIAEEVTDKPVAVKLLDVKLVCYRSSHGKVVIARDLCFHRGAPLSKGWIENDEIVCPYHGFRYNCEGVCTAVPAHSDSKISPKLKLIMYPVIERYGLIWTSLAAVDEQIPPFSEWDEPDFINILPPSFDIAGSAGRQMEGFLDVSHFAYVHTETFGDRNNTEVPQYKVTRDGNQLQADYWSTVSNYGKGQENPAPDGFMWLRAFRVFAPFAASLTVHFPNDGKLMILNCASPVSARYTRLFCPISRNFDKELPIEDTIKFNLQVFQEDREMVESQTPEDLPLDLMAEAHIPADRTSIAYRQLLTQLGLGRTYTS